CGCCGATGATATTCAAGACTTCGGCTTCGTTGGCTTCGATGCGCCGCTTGTCAATGATTGCCAGCGGGCAATGAAGCTCTTTTGCAAATGCGCGCGCCATCTTGATCGAGCCGACATCCGCCGAAACCGAAACCAGATTCTGGATTCGTTTGGCGCGGAAATAGTCGAAGAATATCCGGCTCGCATACAAGTGGTCATGCGGTATATCAAAGAACCCCTGCAGCTGTGAAGCGTGCAGGTCCATCGTGATTACGCGGTCGGCACCGGCAGTGGTGATCAGATTCGCCACCAGCTTGGCGGTTATCGAAACGCGCGGTTGATCTTTACGATCTTGCCGAGCGTAGCCGTAATACGGTATTACAGCGGTGATGCGTTTGGCTGAAGCTCGCCGCGCGGCATCGATCATGATCAGCAATTCCAGCAGGTTTTCACCCGGCGGGTTCGTCGGTTGAATAATGAACAGATCCGAACCACGGATATTC
This genomic interval from bacterium contains the following:
- a CDS encoding ribose-phosphate pyrophosphokinase, with translation MLNALKIIAGTANLPLAQKIAQYTGVPLTECDVRRFSDGEVRVQINQNIRGSDLFIIQPTNPPGENLLELLIMIDAARRASAKRITAVIPYYGYARQDRKDQPRVSITAKLVANLITTAGADRVITMDLHASQLQGFFDIPHDHLYASRIFFDYFRAKRIQNLVSVSADVGSIKMARAFAKELHCPLAIIDKRRIEANEAEVLNIIGDVKDKNVIIRDDIVDTAGTVVLGAEALKKQGALDILVCATHGVLSGKAIERIQDSPITEMVITDTILRDIDKLPSKFKELSTADMFGEAIRRIWHEESVSKLFD